The DNA segment CAGGTAGATCGTCGCCTCGTCGTCGATGCTCTCGAAGTGCAGGCTTGGGCTGCTGCCTGTGATCAGGGGCAGCCTCGTCCGCACCCAGGCGAAGACCCTTGCGCCGCCGAACAGGTCGTCGCCGGTAGTCATGTCCTTCCAGTCCGCCCCGGCGGTATCCAGACCTTCCGCGGCCATCTTGGCCGGGTCGAGATCGCCGCGCTCATCGACCTTCCAGCGCCACTTCATGATGGGCGTCCCGGCAGCAGTCACCTGCAAATCGCCCAGGTGGAACCGCCATCCGGCGTCCATGAGTATGCGCTCACGCGAGGCGCCGCTCTCGGCGGCAACAGCAGAGACGCAGACTACCACGACCAGCAATGCAAGAGCATAGGCGGCCTTCATCGCTTCACCCTCCAGACGAAATGCCCTTCAGTGAGCCCTGACCGTCTCTACCGAGCAGCCGGATGCGCCTGACCGGCCTGACTACTGCGGACCGTACACGGCGAAGTCCCACAGTGAGTAGCCATAGGTTGTCCCTCGCTTGAGACCCGTCAGCCGCACGTAACGCGCATCGGTCGCGTCGAAGGCAACCGTCTCCTCGTCGCCCAGTCCGGTGTCCGTGGCATAGACCTCTTTCCACCCCTTGCCGTCACTGGAGACCACAAGGGCGTAGGCGCTCCCGAAGGCCGCCTCCCAGCGAAGCACGACGCGATTGACCTTCGTCACCTTGCCCAGGTCGACGGTCAGCGTCTGCGGATCGCTGAACTTCGAGGCCCAGCGCGTCGAGAGGCTGTCGTCCACAGCGCCCTCGCCCGGAGTGTCCTCGCGCTCGACCGAGGACACGGTGACAGGCTGCTTCAGAGCCAGGTTCTTGCCCCAGGACGCCGGCGTGGGCTCCTCCATCCACTTGCCGAGGTTCGCCACCGGCTTCAGCACCGTCTCCGTTAGCATGACCTCGCCCCGCAGGCGGATATCACGCGACGAGGCTCCGATCTGCGCCTCATAGGTCCCCGCGTCGGACCGCCACTGCTTGCCGGGGACGTCGCAGTAGGCCAGCGCCGCCGCGTCGAGAGTGAAAGTCACGGCCTTGGCCTCGCCCGGCTGCAAGGCCACCCGGGCAAAGCGCTTCAGCTCGCGGACCGCCTTCTCGATCTTCGGCGCCGGGTCGTGGACGTAGAGCTGGACGACCTCTTCGCCCGGTCGCGCGCCGGTGTTGCGAACGGTCAGGCTCACCGTCACCGGCTGCTTCGCGGTCATCGTCGTGGGCTCAATCCTGAGATCGCTGTACGCGAAGGTGGTGTAGGAGAGCCCGTAGCCGAAGGGGTACAGCGGCTCCACGCCTCTCTTGTCGAAGCTGCGGTAGCCCACGAAGGTGCCCTCGGCGTAGTTCACGACGCCGCCTCCGCCGGGATAGTTGCCGAAGTCCGGATAGTCCTCACGCCGCGCGGCGAGGGTGTCGGGAAGCTTGCCCGACGGGTTGACATCGCCAAACAGCACGTCCGTTACCGCCTGTCCGCCCTGCTCACCAAGATACCAGGCTTCCAGGACCGCCGGAATCTGCCCGATCCAGTCGCCCATCCTCAGCGGCGTGCCATTCGTGAGCACCACCACGGTCCGGGGATTGGCTGCCGCCACTGCCTGGATCAGCGCTGCCTGATTCCCGGGCAGCTCGAGATCGTCGCGGTCGCGCCCCTCACTCTCGTAACTTGCGGAGAGCCCGGCCAGCACCACAGCAACCTCAGACTCCCGAGCTGCCCTCGCGGCCGCGGCGATCTGCGGGTCCATGTCCGGCTTGGCCCCGGGAGCGAGCATCCCCAGAACCATTCCCGCCTCGCCGGTGTTCTCGTAGAACTCCGCCCGGAGGTCATAGGCTCGACCGGCCTCGAGTTGCAGCGTGGCCGTCGCAGACTCCATGCCGTGGTCCTTCCACGACTCGACGACCTGTTTGCCATCCAGGAACAGGCGCGAGCCGTCGTCGCTGGTGATGCACAGGCGGTACTCCCCCGCGACGGCAGGCGTGAACTTGCCCGTCCAGCGAGCAGAGAAGTGGTCGTTGGGGATCGGCCCGCCCGGACCATTGCCACCCCAGTGGAAGTCCACTGTGTTGTCGGTCCGCACCAGCGCCGGAGCGCCCTCCAGAGACTGGTTGGCGAAGTACTCGGCCTTCAGACCGTGCTCTCCGGGTTGGCCGCCGGCGGGAGTCAGCAACTCCGCCGGGATGGCCGGAAGGGCCTCGCCGGCAAGACTGCTGCCGCGGGCGTAGTTCACCACAACGCCGTCGCCGACCCGGGCCTTGATGGCATCCAGCGCATTCACGTTGCTTCGCGAACTCACGTAGCCGCTGCCGCCCATGCTCAGGCGGTTCTCCGCGGCGTTGGGACCGATGACGGCGATGGACTTGAGCGCCTTGGCGTTGAGCGGCAGCAGGTTGCCCTCGTTCTTGAGCAGCACGATGGCGCGTGCACCGGCCTCGCGCGCAAGGTCCCGATGAGCCTGGCAGTTGACGATGCTGTTATCGGGGTGCTTGGGGCCATCCAGCAGGCCGACGCGGATGACAGTTCGGAGAATGCGCCGCACCTTGTCGTCGATGATCTCGCGGCTCACCTTCCCCTGTTCGACCAGTGGCATCAGCCGCACGGGGTTCATGTAGGCACCGGTAGGCATCTCCAGGTCGGTGCCGCCCTTTGCTACGCCCTGAGTACTGTGCGCTCCGCCCCAGTCGGTCATCACGCAGCCGTCGAAGCCGAAGTCGCCCTTGAGCACGTCATTATTGAGGTAGTTGTTTGCGGAGCAGTGAGGGCCATTGACCTTGTTGTAGGCGTTCATCACGCACCAGGCTCCGCCTTCCTGGACCGCAGCCTGGAAGGCCGGCAGGTAGATCTCGCGCAGCGTCCGCTCCTCCACCTGTGCATTGATGCTGCCCCGTTCCCACTCCTGATCGTTGCAGGCATAGTGCTTGACGCACGCGGCAGCGCCGGTGCCCTGAACGCCCTTCACATAAGCGACCGCCATGCGTGAAGCCAGGTACGGGTCCTCGCTGTAGCTCTCTCCATTCCGCCCGCCGAAGGGAGTGCGGTGGATGTTCACGCAAGGCCCCAGGATCACGTAAGCTCCCGTTCCCTTGTTCTGCAGCTCCCTGCCGATCGCAGCGCCAAGGCGCTCCACGATCGCCGGGTCCCAGGTGGCGGCCATAGCGATCCCGCACGGGAAGGACGTCGCCGGGCCTTGCGTCCCGGACTCGCCGCCGCGGACGCCGATCGGTCCGTCACACATCCCCATGGCCGGGATTCCCAGCCGCTCGATGGCCTTCGTGGCGAAGCCGGTTCCGCCGAGGAGGTTCAGCTTCTCCTCCAGGGTGAGCTGCTTCAGCATGTCCTCGACGCGGGCTTCCAGAGGGGCCGTCGCATCCTTGTATACGGGCACACCGTCTGCTGCCGAAGCCGTCGGTACCGTGCTGAGGACACACAGCAGAGCCGTCAGGGCAAGCAGACAGGCGAGCAGTGGCTGGGAGGTGCGCATAGGGAGGCGTCCTTTCACGCTGTCCTGGGGAGTCGCAATGGTCAGCAATTCGCCTCGTGCAGCGCTCAGACCTGCGCCCTGAACCCTCACACCCGGTGGGAGGTGCTCGCTCATGGCGGCGGAAAGGACGCGTCACATGCCTGCCCTATACCGAAGCCCCAGGAGAGCGAACTCATGTCTTGGCATCTGCAGGACCCTCCGGACTTCCAGCGGCACAACGAAGAGGTCGCCGCCGTCTGGCAGGCGTATCACGAAGGTCGCCCGACGAGGGTCCCGGTATCGGTGCACGGAAGCATCCGCAACCTGCTGCAGAACCCGGCGATCAACACAACGGGGTATACCTTCGAGGACTTCTTCACCGACCCGGAGGCGCAGATCCAGTGCCAACTGGCCTACCAGGCGTGGTACCGGAACCACGTGCTCTGCGACCGTGAGATGGGACCGCCGAAAGAGGGCTGGACACTGACCGTCGACTTCCAGAACTCCTATGACGCTGGCTGGTTCGGCTGCCCGATGCACTACGACGGCAACGCCGTGCCCGATACGGTCGAGATCCTCAAGGAGGATAAGCACAAGCTCTACAACATGGAGTGCCCCGACCCCTTACGCGGTGGTCTGATGGGGCGGGCGGTGGAGTTCTACGAATACATGCATGACCGGTGCCGCAATCTGGAGTTCCAGGGACTGCCGGTACACCCACCACGAACGCTTCCCGGCGAGGGCTCCGACGGACCACTGGATGCCGCCTACAAGCTCCGCGGCGCCGCCGAAGTGTGCTTGGACATGGTCACCGACCCCGACTACTACCACGATCTCCTGGGCTTCATCACCCACTGCCTGGTTCGCCGCATGAAGGCCCTCCGTGAGTGGCGCTGGGAGCGCTATCCCGACTCACCGGACAAGGGTGTGTTCCGTCGCCCCGGGTTCTCCTTCGCCGATGACGCGATCGTGCTGCTGTCGGTACCCCAGTACCAGGAGTTCGTCTTGCCCTATCACCGGCTCATGGTGGAGGAGTTCAGCGACGGCGGTCGCACGGGCATCCACCTCTGCGGCGATGCCACTCGCTTCTTCCGGCTGCTCCGCGATGAGCTCAAGGTCTACAGCTTCGACACGGGCTTCCCGGTCGACCATGGTTGGCTGCGTCGAGAGCTGGGGCCTAAGGTGCAGATCTACGGCGGCCCCTCAGTGATGCTGGTCAAAGGGGGACCGGTCAGCGCCCTTCGCGACGAAGTGCGGCGGATCTGCGAATCGGGCATCCTGGAGGGTGGCAGGTTCGTCCTGATCGCCGCCAACAACATGGCGCCCTGCACCCCGGTCGAGCACGTGGCGGCGATGTACAAAGCGGCACGGGAGTTCGGGCGCTACCGCGCGGGCTAGCGGCGCTCCTGCCCCGGCCTTTCGCGCGGAGCAGCCCTGGACATCGCTACCGGTACAGTCGGTCGATGCGCTTGCCCATGGCGGCGGAGATCGGCTGACTCTCGCGCTGCACGAGGCCCTGTGCGTAGCTCACCAGGTTCAGCAGCAAGCGGTCCGCTGCAGGATGGCTGTCGAGGTGCTCGACGATCCGCAGGCTGTTCAGAACGAGCCATCCAGCGCCGAAGCGGTACGCACCCAGGGTGATGCCGGACTCGTAGCCGCCTGGACAGGGATAGCCCAGGGCGAAGGCCGCGCAGAGCACCTCCTCCGGGTCGTCCAGCCCCTGGAACATCTCGTGGCCGGTCACCTGGTCGTAGTCCTCCGCGTCCATCAGACCAGCCTCCTGCAGACCCGCGAAGACCTCATGGCGTCGAGCCACGCACTCCCTGTGGTAGAGCCAGTCCCAGAAGCTCCTGCATATCCCGCGGTTCTTGAGGGGCAAGCGGAAGGTGGTGTCGTCGTCCTTGCGCAGGGCCGCCGGCTGGAGGAAGACCGCGACGCCGCCGGCAGCAACTGACCGCAGGAGATCTCGCCAGGGCTCCGCGGCGCTCTCGCCGGGATTGCCGACGAGAACCACCTGCGGCTTCTTGCCCTGGCGACCCCTGAAGTCGCGACACCTGAGGGCCCTGGTCGCGAGCCAGTCAGTCACCTCCTGACCCAGTCCCCACGTGGCGACCGAGCCGTGCAGACGATGCCACTGGGCAGGATCGGACAGCCGGAAGGCCTTGCGGTTCCCGAAGGGATGGCCTCCCTGCTCCAGGCAAGCGGCAAACTCGTAGGCGCCCGCAGGGCCGTCCAGGACGACCTCCTCCTCCAGCACCGGCACGGCCAGCGGTGCCCAGTCCTTGCCTTGCACCTCCGGGATCGTAAGCGTCGTCCGTTTCTCCCAGGCCAGGCCCGCGGGGCCCTGGATGCGGAAGCAGACCGGGTACTCGCCCGGCGACAGCACCTCCTCGTTGGCCAGCACCGCCTCGAATCGCAGCGGGCGT comes from the Armatimonadia bacterium genome and includes:
- a CDS encoding glycoside hydrolase family 3 C-terminal domain-containing protein, with protein sequence MRTSQPLLACLLALTALLCVLSTVPTASAADGVPVYKDATAPLEARVEDMLKQLTLEEKLNLLGGTGFATKAIERLGIPAMGMCDGPIGVRGGESGTQGPATSFPCGIAMAATWDPAIVERLGAAIGRELQNKGTGAYVILGPCVNIHRTPFGGRNGESYSEDPYLASRMAVAYVKGVQGTGAAACVKHYACNDQEWERGSINAQVEERTLREIYLPAFQAAVQEGGAWCVMNAYNKVNGPHCSANNYLNNDVLKGDFGFDGCVMTDWGGAHSTQGVAKGGTDLEMPTGAYMNPVRLMPLVEQGKVSREIIDDKVRRILRTVIRVGLLDGPKHPDNSIVNCQAHRDLAREAGARAIVLLKNEGNLLPLNAKALKSIAVIGPNAAENRLSMGGSGYVSSRSNVNALDAIKARVGDGVVVNYARGSSLAGEALPAIPAELLTPAGGQPGEHGLKAEYFANQSLEGAPALVRTDNTVDFHWGGNGPGGPIPNDHFSARWTGKFTPAVAGEYRLCITSDDGSRLFLDGKQVVESWKDHGMESATATLQLEAGRAYDLRAEFYENTGEAGMVLGMLAPGAKPDMDPQIAAAARAARESEVAVVLAGLSASYESEGRDRDDLELPGNQAALIQAVAAANPRTVVVLTNGTPLRMGDWIGQIPAVLEAWYLGEQGGQAVTDVLFGDVNPSGKLPDTLAARREDYPDFGNYPGGGGVVNYAEGTFVGYRSFDKRGVEPLYPFGYGLSYTTFAYSDLRIEPTTMTAKQPVTVSLTVRNTGARPGEEVVQLYVHDPAPKIEKAVRELKRFARVALQPGEAKAVTFTLDAAALAYCDVPGKQWRSDAGTYEAQIGASSRDIRLRGEVMLTETVLKPVANLGKWMEEPTPASWGKNLALKQPVTVSSVEREDTPGEGAVDDSLSTRWASKFSDPQTLTVDLGKVTKVNRVVLRWEAAFGSAYALVVSSDGKGWKEVYATDTGLGDEETVAFDATDARYVRLTGLKRGTTYGYSLWDFAVYGPQ
- a CDS encoding uroporphyrinogen decarboxylase family protein → MSWHLQDPPDFQRHNEEVAAVWQAYHEGRPTRVPVSVHGSIRNLLQNPAINTTGYTFEDFFTDPEAQIQCQLAYQAWYRNHVLCDREMGPPKEGWTLTVDFQNSYDAGWFGCPMHYDGNAVPDTVEILKEDKHKLYNMECPDPLRGGLMGRAVEFYEYMHDRCRNLEFQGLPVHPPRTLPGEGSDGPLDAAYKLRGAAEVCLDMVTDPDYYHDLLGFITHCLVRRMKALREWRWERYPDSPDKGVFRRPGFSFADDAIVLLSVPQYQEFVLPYHRLMVEEFSDGGRTGIHLCGDATRFFRLLRDELKVYSFDTGFPVDHGWLRRELGPKVQIYGGPSVMLVKGGPVSALRDEVRRICESGILEGGRFVLIAANNMAPCTPVEHVAAMYKAAREFGRYRAG